The segment CACGTGGAGGATGTTAGTTTTGTGACGCGCTAGAGGAGCGACCCCATGCGGGTTTTATTGAGATTTGCTCAGGCAATCGATCGCCTGAGTGAGATGGTGGGGCAATGGTGTAACTGGCTAGTTATTATCACAGTTGCGGTTGGGTTTTATAACGTTTCTGTACGCTACATTGGGCGATTTATTGGGGTGCAATTGTCATCCAATGCCCTGATTGAGTTGCAGTGGTATTTATTCTCTCTGATCTTTCTACTGGGGTTTGCCTACATTCTGAAGCACGACCAAAATGTGCGGGTCGATTTTTGGTATGCCCATTGGAGCGAACGACGACGCACTTGGGTTAACCTGATCGGCACCGTGCTTTTTCTCATTCCGTTTTGTTTGCTGGGGCTATATGCAACCTTTGATCCCGTGTTGGGGTCGTGGGGGCGATTGCCCAATGGCACCTGGGGAACCTGGGAAGTCTCTTCCGATGCGAATGGATTGCCTCGTGCTCCGATCAAGACGATGGTGTTAGTGGGGTTTGTGTTGCTATTGTTGCAGGCGATCGCCCAAACCATTAAATATGCAGCGGTGCTGTTGGGCTATCAGCAAGTCACCCAACAACTGCACCAGGAAT is part of the Oscillatoria sp. FACHB-1407 genome and harbors:
- a CDS encoding TRAP transporter small permease subunit, with translation MRVLLRFAQAIDRLSEMVGQWCNWLVIITVAVGFYNVSVRYIGRFIGVQLSSNALIELQWYLFSLIFLLGFAYILKHDQNVRVDFWYAHWSERRRTWVNLIGTVLFLIPFCLLGLYATFDPVLGSWGRLPNGTWGTWEVSSDANGLPRAPIKTMVLVGFVLLLLQAIAQTIKYAAVLLGYQQVTQQLHQESENLPFE